In the Acanthopagrus latus isolate v.2019 chromosome 23, fAcaLat1.1, whole genome shotgun sequence genome, one interval contains:
- the zgc:171844 gene encoding bMERB domain-containing protein 1 isoform X2, with amino-acid sequence MVTLLLRVVPPLCQQGAPLSRAQQPQLLRADIHLCRTWISICRQLSSSWIPPHVAPQTHGRTSPVNFQAAQIFPGVGEGEDLLKNMEKERRTSKQYGSLERTHVDAEKSEDVISMADSTITVEDIEGELCKIERIRDILVRRESELRYMMDDIQLCKEITRLKTELQKLVSIPDKDKSKEDREKEEELLKQINKLVETRDFLVDDVEFERLREREEDREMAAFLQSKFPKSLAAKGDPQNQKVASKSQQTSAPFITKTGLTLLKDCCGFTCSVM; translated from the exons ATGGTGACGCTGCTGCTGCGTGTCGTCCCGCCGCtctgccagcagggggcgcctCTCAGCAGAGCTCAGCAGCCTCAGCTCCTGCGCGCTGACATCCACCTCTGTCGGACTTGGATCAGCATCTGTCGGCAGCTCTCCTCCAGTTGGATCCCCCCACACGTCGCGCCTCAGACGCATGGACGCACCTCGCCTGTTAACTTCCAAGCTGCACAGATATTTCCCGGCGTCGGAGAGGGGGAGGATTTACTGAAGAACAtggaaaaggagagaagaaccTCCAAACAGTACGGCTCTCTGGAGAGGACGCATGTGGACGCGGAGAAATCAG AGGATGTCATTTCCATGGCTGACTCCACGATTACAGTCGAGGACATTGAAGGGGAGCTGTGCAAAATTGAGCGGATAAGAGACATCCTCGTACGGAGAGAGTCAGAGCTGAGATACAT GATGGACGACATCCAGCTCTGCAAAGAAATCACGAGGTTGAAGACGGAGCTGCAGAAACTCGTCTCAATCCCAG ACAAGGACAAGTCTAAGGAGGAccgggagaaggaggaggagctgctgaagcaGATCAacaagctggtggagaccaGGGACTTCCTCGTGGATGATGTGGAGTTTGAAAGGCTGAG GGAGcgggaggaggacagagaaatgGCAGCCTTCTTGCAGTCCAAATTTCCCAAGTCGCTGGCTGCTAAAG GTGATCCGCAAAATCAGAAGGTAGCGTCCAAATCCCAGCAGACGTCGGCGCCGTTTATCACTAAAACTGGACTCACGCTCCTCAAAGACTGCTGCGGCTTCACCTGCTCCGTCATGTAA
- the zgc:171844 gene encoding bMERB domain-containing protein 1 isoform X1, which translates to MVTLLLRVVPPLCQQGAPLSRAQQPQLLRADIHLCRTWISICRQLSSSWIPPHVAPQTHGRTSPVNFQAAQIFPGVGEGEDLLKNMEKERRTSKQYGSLERTHVDAEKSAEDVISMADSTITVEDIEGELCKIERIRDILVRRESELRYMMDDIQLCKEITRLKTELQKLVSIPDKDKSKEDREKEEELLKQINKLVETRDFLVDDVEFERLREREEDREMAAFLQSKFPKSLAAKGDPQNQKVASKSQQTSAPFITKTGLTLLKDCCGFTCSVM; encoded by the exons ATGGTGACGCTGCTGCTGCGTGTCGTCCCGCCGCtctgccagcagggggcgcctCTCAGCAGAGCTCAGCAGCCTCAGCTCCTGCGCGCTGACATCCACCTCTGTCGGACTTGGATCAGCATCTGTCGGCAGCTCTCCTCCAGTTGGATCCCCCCACACGTCGCGCCTCAGACGCATGGACGCACCTCGCCTGTTAACTTCCAAGCTGCACAGATATTTCCCGGCGTCGGAGAGGGGGAGGATTTACTGAAGAACAtggaaaaggagagaagaaccTCCAAACAGTACGGCTCTCTGGAGAGGACGCATGTGGACGCGGAGAAATCAG CAGAGGATGTCATTTCCATGGCTGACTCCACGATTACAGTCGAGGACATTGAAGGGGAGCTGTGCAAAATTGAGCGGATAAGAGACATCCTCGTACGGAGAGAGTCAGAGCTGAGATACAT GATGGACGACATCCAGCTCTGCAAAGAAATCACGAGGTTGAAGACGGAGCTGCAGAAACTCGTCTCAATCCCAG ACAAGGACAAGTCTAAGGAGGAccgggagaaggaggaggagctgctgaagcaGATCAacaagctggtggagaccaGGGACTTCCTCGTGGATGATGTGGAGTTTGAAAGGCTGAG GGAGcgggaggaggacagagaaatgGCAGCCTTCTTGCAGTCCAAATTTCCCAAGTCGCTGGCTGCTAAAG GTGATCCGCAAAATCAGAAGGTAGCGTCCAAATCCCAGCAGACGTCGGCGCCGTTTATCACTAAAACTGGACTCACGCTCCTCAAAGACTGCTGCGGCTTCACCTGCTCCGTCATGTAA
- the zgc:171844 gene encoding bMERB domain-containing protein 1 isoform X3: MVTLLLRVVPPLCQQGAPLSRAQQPQLLRADIHLCRTWISICRQLSSSWIPPHVAPQTHGRTSPVNFQAAQIFPGVGEGEDLLKNMEKERRTSKQYGSLERTHVDAEKSAEDVISMADSTITVEDIEGELCKIERIRDILVRRESELRYMMDDIQLCKEITRLKTELQKLVSIPDKDKSKEDREKEEELLKQINKLVETRDFLVDDVEFERLREREEDREMAAFLQSKFPKSLAAKDVEENAATLCRCEEPEMFCGR, from the exons ATGGTGACGCTGCTGCTGCGTGTCGTCCCGCCGCtctgccagcagggggcgcctCTCAGCAGAGCTCAGCAGCCTCAGCTCCTGCGCGCTGACATCCACCTCTGTCGGACTTGGATCAGCATCTGTCGGCAGCTCTCCTCCAGTTGGATCCCCCCACACGTCGCGCCTCAGACGCATGGACGCACCTCGCCTGTTAACTTCCAAGCTGCACAGATATTTCCCGGCGTCGGAGAGGGGGAGGATTTACTGAAGAACAtggaaaaggagagaagaaccTCCAAACAGTACGGCTCTCTGGAGAGGACGCATGTGGACGCGGAGAAATCAG CAGAGGATGTCATTTCCATGGCTGACTCCACGATTACAGTCGAGGACATTGAAGGGGAGCTGTGCAAAATTGAGCGGATAAGAGACATCCTCGTACGGAGAGAGTCAGAGCTGAGATACAT GATGGACGACATCCAGCTCTGCAAAGAAATCACGAGGTTGAAGACGGAGCTGCAGAAACTCGTCTCAATCCCAG ACAAGGACAAGTCTAAGGAGGAccgggagaaggaggaggagctgctgaagcaGATCAacaagctggtggagaccaGGGACTTCCTCGTGGATGATGTGGAGTTTGAAAGGCTGAG GGAGcgggaggaggacagagaaatgGCAGCCTTCTTGCAGTCCAAATTTCCCAAGTCGCTGGCTGCTAAAG ATGTCGAGGAGAATGCTGCGACGCTGTGTCGCTGTGAGGAACCAGAAATGTTCTGCGGGCGATGA